Proteins from one Telopea speciosissima isolate NSW1024214 ecotype Mountain lineage chromosome 1, Tspe_v1, whole genome shotgun sequence genomic window:
- the LOC122651431 gene encoding uncharacterized protein LOC122651431, producing the protein MEHLKQTFGMQDHLTRQQISSALFSTKMHDSTIIQDHMMKLTKLFSGLENKGTLFELDFKIEIIFASLPDAYSYFIMNFHMNKVVINNISELTNMLIEAESMLKKNKVVSLVTEKSSQGSKNQKKKRTKKSKKGKSTSVKGG; encoded by the coding sequence ATGGAACACTTAAAGCAGACTTTTGGCATGCAAGATCATCTTACACGCCAACAAATCTCCTCAGCGCTATTCTCTACAAAGATGCATGACAGTACCATAATCCAGGATCATATGATGAAGCTTACCAAGCTCTTCTCTGGATTGGAGAATAAGGGTACTCTATTTGAGTTGGacttcaagatagagattatcTTTGCCTCACTTCCTGATGCCTATAGCTACTTTATCATGAACTTCCACATGAATAAAGTAGTGATTAACAATATCTCTGAGcttactaacatgcttatagaaGCAGAAAGTATgcttaagaaaaataaggttgTTTCTCTAGTTACTGAGAAGAGTTCTCAGGGTTCAAAgaatcagaaaaagaagaggacaaagaaaagcaagaaaggcAAGTCAACCAGTGTGAAAGGGGGATGA
- the LOC122645100 gene encoding ABC transporter G family member 9: MGDMEAQNATFHQSQEPEVPAIFKKANRIITLKFEDVVYKIKTQKGGFLSTRRSSKTEERVILKGVTGVVSPGEMLAMLGPSGSGKTTLLTALGGRLGGHLGGTITYNGQPFSNPMKRNTGFVTQDDVLYPHLTVIETLVFTALLRLPNSLTREEKIMHAEAVITQLGLSRCKNSIIGGPLLRGVSGGERKRVSIGQEMLINPSLLFLDEPTSGLDSTTAQRIVSTLWELAEGGRTVVMTIHQPSSRLYYMFHKVLLLSEGNSLYFGKGAGAMDYFSTIGYAPSVAMNPSDFLLDLANGVYSDDREEDRVAVKQALISAYKSNLSDKLKEELNEMSNQLSDGTGHKQFDRWCTTWGQQFSVLLQRGLKERKHESFSGIKISQVLVVAILSGLLWWQSNAHLQDQIGLLFFYSGFWGFFPLFQAIFTFPQERMMLTKERSSGMYRLSSYFMARTVGDLPMELVLPTIFVIITYWMAGFKSTAGNFIETLLVLLLSVMVTQGMGLAIGALVMNLKSATTLGSVLVLTFLLASGYYVQHVPAFIAWIKYISVSHYTYKLLLESQFKSSDTYRCGTNTTCLVGEFPAVKIVGLDQTAVSIVALFLMLIGYRLIAYVALMRIGVPR; the protein is encoded by the exons ATGGGGGATATGGAGGCTCAGAATGCTACCTTTCATCAGTCACAAGAACCAGAAGTTCCTGCAATCTTTAAGAAGGCCAACCGTATCATTACGCTTAAG TTTGAAGACGTGGTGTACAAGATCAAAACGCAAAAAGGAGGATTCCTGAGTACTAGAAGGTCCTCCAAAACCGAAGAGAGAGTGATCTTGAAAGGGGTAACAGGTGTGGTATCACCAGGGGAGATGTTAGCCATGTTAGGTCCTTCAGGCAGCGGTAAAACGACCCTTTTAACTGCATTGGGTGGCCGACTTGGTGGACACCTTGGAGGAACGATAACATACAATGGCCAGCCATTCTCCAACCCAATGAAGAGAAACACTGGTTTTGTTACTCAAGATGATGTTCTCTATCCCCACCTCACTGTCATTGAGACCCTTGTTTTCACTGCTCTTCTACGGCTTCCCAACAGTCTTACCAGAGAAGAAAAAATCATGCATGCGGAAGCGGTGATAACTCAACTCGGCTTGTCTCGGTGCAAGAATAGCATAATAGGAGGGCCATTGTTGAGAGGCGTTTCTGGGGGAGAACGTAAAAGGGTCAGCATTGGGCAAGAAATGCTGATCAACCCAAGCCTGCTATTTCTCGATGAGCCCACGTCAGGGCTTGACTCAACGACGGCCCAGCGAATTGTGTCGACATTGTGGGAGCTTGCGGAAGGTGGAAGGACAGTGGTGATGACCATACACCAGCCTTCAAGCAGGCTGTATTACATGTTTCATAAGGTTTTGCTGTTGTCAGAGGGTAACTCTTTGTATTTCGGAAAAGGGGCCGGAGCCATGGATTACTTCTCCACCATTGGTTATGCCCCGTCTGTCGCCATGAACCCTTCAGACTTCCTTCTCGATCTTGCAAACG GTGTTTATTCGGATGATAGAGAGGAGGACAGAGTAGCTGTGAAGCAGGCTTTAATCTCTGCTTACAAGAGCAACCTTTCTGACAAATTGAAGGAAGAATTAAATGAAATGAGCAATCAGCTCTCAGATGGCACTGGCCATAAGCAATTTGATCGATGGTGCACAACTTGGGGACAGCAGTTTTCAGTGTTGCTTCAGAGGGGACTAAAAGAGAGGAAGCATGAGTCCTTTTCAGGCATCAAAATCAGTCAGGTTTTGGTTGTTGCTATCCTTTCAGGGCTGCTATGGTGGCAATCCAATGCTCACTTACAAGATCAG ATTGGACTACTTTTCTTTTACTCTGGGTTTTGGggcttcttccctctcttccagGCTATATTCACCTTCCCTCAAGAGCGCATGATGCTCACAAAGGAGAGATCTTCGGGGATGTATAGACTTTCTTCCTACTTTATGGCCAGGACCGTAGGCGACCTTCCCATGGAGCTTGTTCTCCCAACCATTTTTGTCATCATAACCTATTGGATGGCAGGATTTAAGTCCACAGCAGGAAACTTCATAGAGACCTTGTTGGTTTTATTACTAAGCGTAATGGTGACTCAAGGCATGGGACTTGCTATTGGTGCATTAGTAATGAACCTTAAATCTGCGACGACCCTTGGATCTGTCTTAGTGCTCACGTTTCTTCTTGCTAGTGGGTACTATGTGCAACACGTCCCTGCCTTCATAGCATGGATTAAATACATCTCTGTTAGCCATTACACCTACAAGCTATTATTGGAATCACAATTTAAGTCCAGTGACACGTACCGGTGCGGTACCAACACTACCTGCTTGGTTGGTGAGTTTCCAGCCGTAAAGATTGTAGGGCTTGATCAGACGGCTGTCTCTATTGTTGCCTTATTCTTGATGCTTATAGGTTATAGGCTCATTGCATATGTTGCTCTCATGAGGATTGGAGTGCCTCGTTAG